A region from the Lycium barbarum isolate Lr01 chromosome 8, ASM1917538v2, whole genome shotgun sequence genome encodes:
- the LOC132607023 gene encoding uncharacterized protein LOC132607023, which translates to MASYMKSSLILFFASTLFLQGALGEIICENLPTNVCSFSIASSGKRCLLENSEKEDGKMEYQCKTSEVIVGNIAEYIETDECVNACGVDRNSVGISSDALLEPQFTAKLCSPACYQNCLNVVDLYFNLAAGEGVYFPDLCNKQRSRPHRAMIELLSSGAAMDASAPIASEDVVVGAPDISPAPF; encoded by the exons atggCCTCCTACATGAAATCATCTCTGATTCTTTTCTTTGCTTCCACCCTTTTTCTCCAAGGAGCATTAG GGGAAATCATATGTGAAAACTTGCCAACAAATGTATGTTCGTTTTCAATCGCATCATCCGGGAAGAGGTGTTTATTGGAGAACTCGGAGAAAGAGGATGGAAAGATGGAGTACCAATGCAAGACATCAGAGGTTATTGTTGGAAACATAGCAGAGTATATTGAGACAGATGAATGTGTTAATGCATGTGGTGTTGATAGAAACTCTGTGGGCATATCTTCGGATGCTTTACTTGAACCTCAATTTACTGCAAAACTTTGTTCCCCTGCTTGTTATCAGAATTGTCtcaatgttgttgatctttaCTTCAACTTGGCTGCTGGTGAAG GAGTATATTTCCCAGATTTGTGCAACAAGCAAAGAAGCAGGCCACACCGTGCCATGATTGAACTATTGAGCAGTGGAGCTGCTATGGATGCTTCTGCCCCTATTGCCTCTGAagatgttgttgttggtgctCCTGATATTTCCCCTGCTCCTTTCTAA